TTTATCGCCATCTGCTCTGTCCTGGCGGCGGGAATCGGCGTGCAACTCTGGCCTTCACCGGTCCAGGCCGCGGGTGGGGTCTGGCTCGAATTCGAGGCGCCGGCTGAGCGCGTTCGGATCGAAGCTCCGGTTCCACTGATCGAGGTTTCTGGCCGCGCCGGTGTCGGGCTTCCGGGACACCACGACGTCGTGCTCCTGATCGATCGCTCCGTGAGCACCTTCGCGGCTTCTGGGGTCGACATCAATGAGAACGGGCGCGTCGGGCAGAACACCAGAAACCGCATCCACCCCGTCCTTTGGACTACCGACTTCGGCGATACGATCATCGCCGCTCAACTCGCAGCTGCGCGCGGTCTGATCGATCGGCTCGATACGGGAACGACTCGCATGGGGATCGTGACGTTTGGCGGAACCTCGAGACTTCGCGCCCCGCTCGGAAGCAGTCGAGCGAAGTTGCATGCGGCGCTCGACGGACTCGCCAATGCGCCTAATGACGATGGAACCTATTTCTACGGCGCGTTGATGCATGCGATCGATGAACTCGAAGCGGCCGCGGTTGAGCCTCGCATTCAGCGCACGCGCTCGATCGTTCTGCTCTCCGATGGAGTGCCTACGGCGCCTTATCCGCGTTCAGCTGCAGAGAAG
This region of bacterium genomic DNA includes:
- a CDS encoding VWA domain-containing protein, which gives rise to MRPAFSSFPFIAICSVLAAGIGVQLWPSPVQAAGGVWLEFEAPAERVRIEAPVPLIEVSGRAGVGLPGHHDVVLLIDRSVSTFAASGVDINENGRVGQNTRNRIHPVLWTTDFGDTIIAAQLAAARGLIDRLDTGTTRMGIVTFGGTSRLRAPLGSSRAKLHAALDGLANAPNDDGTYFYGALMHAIDELEAAAVEPRIQRTRSIVLLSDGVPTAPYPRSAAEKAAVHAARRAASAKVAIHAFALGPEAARRRDLFQQMTQASGGELTLVQQPGEVIYLVPHLSLTEIEELKIDNLSTSESARAVRLFPDGSFDGFAPLREGLNHLRITVTTRAGTQSVFDRAVEFAKTDTVGPEARKMLKTLEIRTIETELVERVRRKRREILQRSLQIEVEPGEPQ